From the genome of Solanum stenotomum isolate F172 chromosome 5, ASM1918654v1, whole genome shotgun sequence:
GGTGTTACCTTAATGTGTTAGGTGACGACTCTTCTCTTTTATCCTAAAAGTATCGTCACGTCGATGGCCCGCtatagacaataaaattcgtGTTGAGAAAATGATAATCAAGTTAGGGAAATATCGTAGCAATTGTAGTATTTGATTTCAATATACATGTGTTACAATTTCTATGAAACCTCTTATTCTTTTTTCGAATATAAATTCAAGGGCCTTTGAACtgggatcttgaatttgatgaattagATCTCGACTTATACTAGAATTCAAAGGCTTTTAAGTTTGACCTTGAGTTGTAAATTTAATCTCGACTTGTACTTGAATTCAATGTATTTGGAATTTGCTCTTGAATTCAATGGCTTTTGTGCTTGTTCTTTGAATttggtggtcttgatcttgagTTGTGTCTTAAACTTGAGTGCTTGAACTTGTAGAGATATTTACGGCGTTGAATCCACGAGCTCTTTCTGGCTTCTTGTTAGAATTCTTGTGTATTTTCTGAATTATAAGGACCCCTACTATTTATATTTGTAGAATGAAGGAGTTGTGGTGAGGACAAGCTTCCTTCgaccaatcagatttaagtgacatgatGATATTTGATTGATCGGAACATGTCATTTATACATATTTGACAATTTTATTGACCTTAGAATTGGCTATGCCATGTCATATTGACATATGTTAAGATCCTATTTAGCTTCTTCGTTTAACTTGGCATGACACGTCATTTGACAAGTGACACCAAATTAGGGCTTTAGGATGAGATGACATATAGAACTTAACAAAACGAGTTCATCATTTGTAGCCCAAAACAATGGACTAATCTAATGAAACaagactttaattaattaaagagaaaGTTACATAATATAACAAACATGTGATAGGTATTTACTATATACaactatagtttaaaataattacacttTGTAATTATAGTTAGGATTTTATAGCAAatttctctctcatctctctctCTCCAACGATATTGCAACCCAAACAACATTCCATATGATATGACAATTGTATTAGTATTCTGTATCAACTGTATTTGTATAGATTTTATTATGACAATTTGTACTCATCAATACACTTGATACAATTATATTCGATATATGATAAATACTTGATACTACGAATACAATATGTATTCATCCTCTCCGTCAAATATATTGTGTATCAAATTACATTCAATCAAATATAGGTGagatttatattatatatcaaTAGTATTCTGACAaactatatttgtattttgtatcaactatatttgtattttgtatcaattgtattcatgATACAACAAATACAACATATATTCATCATCTTTTCTCTCTCAAATCTCTCTTGCccctctcctccctctctcaatctcgctcgtcactctcctCCATCTCTCATTCTCGCTCGCCTCTATCCTCCTAACATGTAGCTAAATACAATAGTTTTTATACCATTATATTCACTAATATATAAATCAATTGAATCATTTGTATTTGTGATACAACATATATTCAACCTCTCTCTCCCAGAtgtcgctcgcctctctcttcCATCTCCTAGTCTTGCTAGCCCCTCTCCTCCCCAAACATGTAGCTATGAATCGTAATTCAGTAAATCATAGCTATAGATCTCTAATTAAGCCtaaactataatcatttttaaagTTCCTCTTAATTTAATTCATATTTGTTggatttaaatatttaattcaattatcctaaatttattataatctgaatcatttttatgaatttatatctaataaattttaaatgacaaTATTCCACCAGAGTTGACCAGTTTGTAGGGATTTGTTGCAATCTTGGATATATAGTCTTCACCATTAATCTCCAAATATCCACTTGAATTTTGAAAACTAACCTGTGATAGGATAACTTCTCCCCATTTTACTTGGTGGTTCCTTTGATTTGCTTTGCTGAGACTTCTATCAATTTCGAAATTAATTTCTTCCTATTGTCATGCATATTGTATCAATGTTTAAAGAGACGACCGTAATAATATTAATacaatcatatttaatttatgcAATTTATGTAATGTTTTCATGGTCAAATTTATAAATGACAGAACTAACAATTTTGAATTAGACGAAGGAAACGAAGCatacatatatgtataattatataattaatatacatcaattaaatatttcaacaactttctatcaaaaaataattactatttcTGTGTACATATCTGCCACAAAGTTGATAATGATCGGCTAGTCATCTTAAGAAAAGCATATGCTAAAcgaatttttatataaattttttttcaaaacattgcTCTTATTTTACAACAACTTCTTGATATGTATAAGGATGCAACTGTCTTttaaatagaaggaaaaaactttaaaatatgaaatgttTACAATCATGGGCGTCGATATTTAAATTAGGTGTTGTGACATATTAAaagaattaatcaaattgatatTTAAGATATTATAAGAATTATATAATTGAAGCCATTGGTATATTGCTTTCAAAATTCATTTGATTACTTAAGTATCTCATGCTAattatattagtataaatacttagaaatattataataaatgtaCGATAAgttgtataaaaattgaaataagaaaatgcAAATTAAGAACTACGACTAATGAATATATTCAACTGATATTATTATCATTACAAAACACATcatactaaaatattatatatccaATGAAAATTTCTTTGCAAATGCTTTTGCGGAAGTTATATTTCCTTTCAAAAGATCGAATAAGCTTTTTTTGTGACCAAAAGAAGGGAACATATTCTATATCGAAGGGGAAATACTCTTTTTATGACCAAAAAAACAAGGACATACAGAAACAAACAAACGGTAAAATAGTTGGTGAAAgctaaagaaacaaaaaaatagattgTGGTGAAATGTTTGAGATTCTTCATTTGAGTTTgtaatttgatataaaaaatattgttggaaGTTTCACCATATGATCAATAGGGCGTTGCAAGGCACAAATTTAAACTAATCAGGCTTATAACTAAAGATCTCTAATTAAGCTcaaattataatcatttttaaagtttctcttaattatttaattcatatttatttgatttaaataattaatccaattatattaatcaacaagaaaaaataaactctGGAATGTACGGATTTAAATTAGTCAAGTCCAATATGAGTACCAAATACTAAATAAGAAATTAgagtaactttcacatatagcaaacataaaaatcatatttgtatgttatagctatagtttgcataattgcgctccataacaaattttatgtttgatgtggagttttttatttgtataattcgctacaaacatccaattttatacaaattgttcagttttgtataaattcatttatacattgtaacttgtataataagatttgtatttgtataattataagtgtataggacgaaaatatatgcatttgtatttgtatacacacttttctctcgctttatacaaacacaaacacattttatacattttataccgaaatgtataaaatggctaattgtataacgaaaatgactaattgtatatcgaatcagatggcaaaaaaagggaatgtttgttgcgaattacaattaaaataaactatggctatacatttaatttaaattaataatttgttatttcatacaatttttcctaaaaaaaattactgaAGTAGAAAGGTTGGACCAACCCAAGCCCAACACAAATTAATCAGCTCTCTTACACagaataaataaacaaaattaaaattaaaattatccaaaatgaaaaagagaggTCCAACCAAAGGCCTTATCATCAGAAAGTGTCTCCCACACATACCCTCTAATCAATCATATACACAAGATTACAATAAGAGGAAAGTTCAGACACATCACTCTacatttgtattttatatttcacATACACCACTAAGCTCCTTCTTCATTTGTTTTTCATAtattctactactactacttaATAAGTATTTTCTTGTTTACATGCCTATTCCAAGAGCTCTGCAAAATTGACCAACTCTGCTTACAAGTATTATCCTCATCTGGTATGGACTctatacttttaatattttgtttgaattatGAGATTCTTGTCTTGTGAGTATAAATTGAGTTTTAGTTTATCTATCAAAAGTTAGTTGAACATTTATGTATGTACTTTGGTTAATTGAAGTTTATGTTTTTGTTGGGGGAAAAGATAGTCAAATATATGAAATTCGACTGgacatgaagtttaagaaataaagagaGACTTTTGAATCATACGATCTTATCTGTGTAAATCGTGTGATCTTGAATgttggaattaaaaacttattaaaaatgagaaaatatactatttttgaGACAGACTAGAAAGGTTAGTAAGTCACTTAAACTAGGATagaaagattaattttttttttgtgcttaTTAGATCTTTAAGGTCAAAGTTGTCATATTTCTGAATAGGGATGACAATGATGCGAGTTTTTGTCTCAATCCATAAATTTCATGCCATTCCTCCCTGGCACCCGCCCTGTCCTGCCCTACAAGCTAaagtttcttttattatttccacTAAAGTTGcactcaaatttcaaattataataagTTTGGCCCTACTAatttgcatttttcttttgagtttgCAATAATGCATTTTATATGAGAtatatcctagatacatgtggTGTTGCATTATTGTTTTGGATATACTTAGATATTAACATTTGTTACAAGTGAAACTTTTGATTGATTATAAATTAGCAGCTACTAAAATTATAGAGTGGAATTGTTCTTGTCATATTAGTTATCTCACTATTAGGAGCTGTCACTGAACTTATGGTCTTAAAATTTGAACCACTTGATTATATGCAATTCACTGTACCCTTGAGAGCCTTAAGTTATTTACGCAGTttccaaatatataaattttatttcaaaaaccttaaaaacagaatatgaattttatttcaaaaaacttATAGTTTCTGTTTTTGAATGCACAGTCAAAGTTTAGAAATTTTAAAGATGTACAAAATTATTACTTTCGTTAACTCTGATCTCATGCTTCTCAGATGATCTTGGTTATTGTTATCATTgagtactccctccatttcaaattatgtGATATAGTTTGAATCgccatggagtttaagaaataaatgaaagacTTTAGAAATtcgtggtcttaaacatgtgtGTGTAGTTGTAAATTTTTTGAAACATGCCATAACATTTTGATTTCCACTTTACATACTGTCTTTCGTTTCCAAATTATATCAATCATGTGCTTTTTATGATTTTCCAGTATCCTTAGAGTAAAATGAGCACCTTAGATGTTGCCAGAGCAGAGCTTGCACTTGCAGTATTGTATTTGAACAAAGCAGAGGCAAGAGACAAGATATGCAGGGCTATACAATATGGTGCAAAATTCCTGAGTGATGGACAGCCTGGGACTGCTCAAAATGTCGATAAATCGACTAGTTTAGCAAGGAAGCTATTCCGTCTCTTCAAGGTCAGGATTGTggtgttgaagtgtgtgaccatatCATCTAAATGCTTCAAGTTATTAGAGAGAGCACACTATTATTTACTTGAATTATGTCTTTCAACACATCCCCTCATGTGCGACCTGATCTTTCCCAGTCAAGAATCTAGAAAGACTTTATCAAAATGGGTACCAATGAGACTCGATCTCACGATCTACTTGCTTTGGtaccatgttgaagtgtgtgaccatttcatctaaaaacttaaattgttagagagagcacactAATATTTACTTAAATTATGTCTTTCAACCACCCTCACATGCGACCTGATCTTTCCTAGTCAAGCATCTAGAAAGTCTTTATCATAATGGGTAGCAATGAGACTCGATCCTTGGATTCGCTTACTCTAGtaccatgttgaagtgtgtgatcatctcatctaaaaacttaaattgtttgagagatcATCTCATGTTGAAATGCGTGACCATCTCTTTTATCTACTTAAATTATGTCTTTCAACACACCACCTCATGTGCGACCTGATCCCAAGACCTTTGTCTAATCTGGTACCATGTTGAAGTGTGACCATCTTATCTAAAAGCTTAAAACTTAAACTATTGGAGATAacacacttttatttatttaattacttatgTCTTTCGACAATGGATTTTCATGATAAGAGAAATACTTCTTATAACCATAATATGGTCTGTTTTAGGGGTAGAAAAATTTCTATTCCGAATTCTCATTTCAACGTTCATACATTACATCTCATTTTATTCTGCTGTGCTACAGTTTATCAATGATCTTCATGCTCTTATTAGCCCAAATGCCCCAGGAACCCCACTTCCACTCATCTTGTTGGGAAAGGTAAAGAATCTAACAATTTATCCTTTTGGTTTCTTGTTAGTTCTTGTATTTTCTTGCTAACAAACGTCTTGATTTCAGTCGAAAAATGCATTACTATCAACTTACTTGTTTCTGGATCAATTTGTCTGGCTTGGAAGGTCAGGCATTTACAAGGTATCTAATTACTTTGTATCATTAATCCCGAAATTTGTTATGAAGATAGCGAAGGTGAAATATCCTCACgctctttcttttgtttatatAGAACAAAGAACAAACGGAGTTAATTGGCAGGATCTCTTTCTTTAGTTGGATGGGATCCTCAATTTGTACCGCCTTGGTGGAGGTAAGTTATTTACCTTCATTGGTAAATTGGATTTATCGCTCCTAATATTTAGTTTTATGCCATTAATTTTGTTCATTGTTACTTGCACCAGATTGGAGAACTTGGAAGGCTTTCATCATCGATGAAAAAGTTAGAAAAGGAACTAAAGAATACTGATAAATATAAGGTTAGGCAATTTCAACCATTTTCGCTTGTTACTATTGAAAATTCTTGCTTGTAGATTGTTATCCATATTTGGTTAAATCTTTTATTGCAGAATGAGCAATATCGAAGTAAGCTTCAACAGTCGAATGAGAGATCTCTAGCCCTGATTAAGGCAGGCACAGATATAGTGGTTGCTGTTGGATTACTTCAATTGGCACCCAAGAAAGTCACCCCTCGTGTAACGGGAGCCTTTGGATTCGTTAGCTCGTTGATTTCATGTTATCAGGTGTGTATTAATTCTTACTACAAGTTCTACACTCGTCTTTTCATCAATCAACTATGTTTTTAAAGTTAAgtataaatgatttaaaatgaaaagataaaaaaaagttacaaaggGTGCACCCCAAGCTTCGGTTAAGTGCTGAGGGTTCCACACATGACATGTGAGTTAGATGCACGTGCCATATCTGTAGCCAATTGGAATCGAGCTAGAAG
Proteins encoded in this window:
- the LOC125864467 gene encoding peroxisomal membrane protein 11C-like, coding for MSTLDVARAELALAVLYLNKAEARDKICRAIQYGAKFLSDGQPGTAQNVDKSTSLARKLFRLFKFINDLHALISPNAPGTPLPLILLGKSKNALLSTYLFLDQFVWLGRSGIYKNKEQTELIGRISFFSWMGSSICTALVEIGELGRLSSSMKKLEKELKNTDKYKNEQYRSKLQQSNERSLALIKAGTDIVVAVGLLQLAPKKVTPRVTGAFGFVSSLISCYQLLPSPPKDKAF